Sequence from the Halopelagius inordinatus genome:
GGGCGTCGCGTCGGCTATCCGTTCGAGCGCCTGTTCGTCGTTCGGGTCGTTGACGTGCGGGGGTTGTGAGTCGCTCATGGCTCCAAGAAGACCGTCGGGTCGCCGGCGCTGGCGGTCAGTCGTCCGTCCTCCATGATGCCCACCGACTCCAACCACGCCTCGAACTCCGGAGCCGGCCGCATGTCGAAGATGTCCCACAGCGCGGAGGCGTCGTGGTAGCTGTTCGATTGATAGTTGAGCATCGTGTCGTCGCCCATCGGAACGGTGATGAAGTAGTTCGAACCGGCGGCGGTCAGCAACACCGCCACGTTCTCGATGTCGTTTTGGTCCGCTTGGATGTGGTTGGTGTAACAGGCGTCGATGCCCATCGGAACGCCGGTGAGTTTGCCCATGAACACGTCTTCCAACCCCGCTCTGGTGACCTGCGTTCCGTCGTAGAGATACTCGGGGCCGATGAATCCGACGACGGTGTTCACGAGGAACGGGTCGTACCGCTTGGCGAGGCCGTAACACCGCGCTTCCAAGGTGACCTGGTCGACGCCCGCGTGAGCGTCGCTCGAGAGTTCGGAGCCCTGTCCGGTCTCGAAGTACATGAAGTTCGGGCCGGACGCGGTACAGCGTTCGGCGCCGAACTCGTACGCCTCGTCGAGGAGTTCGACGTCGATACCGAACCCCTCGTTGCCCGCTTCGGTCCCCGCGAGACTCTGGAACAGCAAGTCGGCGCGAGCGCCGTTCTCGACGGCTTCGAGTTGGGTCGAGAGGTGAGAGAGGACGCAGTTCTGCGTCGGAATCTTCCACGTCTCGATGAACTCCTTTGTCACGTCGAGCAGCCGTTTCGTCCGTTCGGCGTTGTCTTCGACCGGGTTGATGCCGATAACGGCGTCGCCGACGCCGTAGGAGAGCCCTTCTCGTATCGAGTGCCGGATGCTCTCTACGTCGTCCGTCGGGTCGTTCGGCTGGAGTCGAAACGAGAGCGTCCCCTCCGTTCCGACGGTGTTGTTACACCGAGCGGTGACCTGCATCTTCGAGGACGCCTGAATCAGGTCCATGTTGGACATGACCTTCGCGGCGGCGGCTATCATCTCGCTCGTCAGGCCGGGGCGAATCTCGGCGATATCGTCGCTTCGGGTCCGTTCGTCCACGAGAAACTCCCTGAGGTCGGAGACGGTCCAGTCTCTGATTTTCTCGTACGCCGCCTCGTCGACGGCGTCTTGGATGACTCGGGTCACCTCGTCGTCCTCGTACGGGACGACCGGAGACTGCCGGAGTTCTTCGAGCGAGAGACGGCTGAGCGCGTCCTTCGCGGCGACGCGTTCCGCCTCGGAGTCGGCCGCGATTCCCGCCAGTTCGTCGCCCGTCTTCTCCTCGTTCGCTTTCGCGAGCAACTCTCGAATCGAGTCGAACGTCCGCGTCGAACCGGTGATGGTCGATGTCAGATTCATCTGGTCTCCGTGTGGTCGCGTTCGAGTTTCGTCGTGGCCACCCCGACGTCGGCGGAACGAACACCCTGTCGTCTCTCGGGCCTCCCTCGCAGTCGCGGAGGGCGGTCGTTCGCCCTCGCGGGGTGTCTCCCGGCGGCGGTCCTCGACCGGCCTCCGTCGCGCCGAATCCGCGGTGGTAGTTCGATCATGGCTCTGTGTCAGGTGTTACCGTGACCTTCCACAACACGGGATCGCATCTTAAGTGTTGTTCGGGAGAAACGACCGGTCGCCGAGTCGCAACATCTCCGAGCGCTGCATCCGCGTTTTACCCGTTAGAGTGGGCTGAGGCGCGGTGTTTCTCGAAGTTCGAGAAGCAGCTTTAGTATATATTCTCCCGAGGTTCGGAGGGTCAGACGTACTATGAGTTCCCAAATCGGCGCGCCCGGAACCGGCGTTTCGCGCAGAGAATTCCTCGCGGCGACCGGTGCCGTCGGCGCCGGGTCTCTCGCCGGGTGCGTGGCCGCCCCGACGGCGATGCCCTCGTCGACGACGAACCGACAGGCGACGACGGAACAGACCCTCCCTCGGACCAGCAAACCCGAAGTCGTCGATTTAGACGAACTCGGCGGAGAGGTCACCCTCCGTTCGGTTCACGCCCGGCACTCGCTTCACCCCGGCGATACGATGGGCGGCCCGGTGAATCTGCCCGTCGTCTGGGCGTTCCAAGCGAACGACGGAACGCCGAGCGTTCCGGGCCCGATACTCCGGTGTACCGAGGGCCAGACGCTGAAAATTACGCTCGACAACACCGAGAGCCAGATGCCGCACACGCTGCATTTCCACGGCGTCCGCAAGACGTGGGAGAACGACGGCGTGCCGACGACGACGGGTGTACTGGTCGAACCGGGCGAGAAACACACCTACACCATCCCCGCGAACGTCGCCGGGACGCATCTGTACCACTGTCACTTCAACACCCCCTTCCACATGGAGATGGGGATGTACGGCATCCTCCGCGTGGACCCCGAGGGGTACGAGGAGGCCGACAAGGAGTACTTCACGACGGTCAGAGAGTGGGACACGCGTCTCTCGCGGATGTACGGCGGCGAGGACGCGGCGTACGACCTCACCGCCCGAACGGCGGACGCGTTCACCCTCAACGGTCGGTCCGCGCCGTACACCCTCCACCCCGAGGAGGGGTCGCCCATCATCGTCGACCCCGGCGACACGGTGCGAATCCACTGGGTGAACGCGGGGTTCATGTCCCACCCGATGCACATCCACAACCACCGGTTCAAAATCGTCGAGAAGGACGGAAGCGCCCTCCCCGAGGAGATGCAACTCCTCCAAGACGTCGTCAACATCGCACCGGCCGAACGCTACACCATCGAGTTCGAGGCGGACGCCGACCCCGGCATCTACCTCGTCCACTGTCACAAGGTGGACCACGTCCGAAACGGCAGTTCCTACCCCGGCGGGATGCTCACGGGCGTCGTCTACACGCCCGCGATGAAGACGGACATCTTCGCTCAGTTGATGGACTACGCAGGCTACAGAGGGTAATCAGAGAGACAGAGCCATGACCACACAACCACTGCACGTCGACCGCCGAACGTTCCTCGCCGGAACCGCAGGCGTACTGCTGAGCACCGGTCTCGCGCCCGGAACCGCAAGCGCCCAATCGACCGCGGACCCCGTCGATATCGCCGCGTGGTTCGAGGGCGTCGACAACTACGACGGCGTCGCCGACGCGACGGGACACGCGGAGGTGACCGTCGCCGTCGGTGCCGAAGCCAACGGCGGCGGGTTCGGCTTCGGTCCGGCCGCCATCAACGTCGACCCCGGTACGACCGTCGTCTGGGAGTGGACCGGCGAGGGTGGCAGCCACAACGTCGAAGCGTCCGACGGGTCGTTCGAGAGCGAGATGGCCGGCGACGCGGGCCATACCTTCGAACACGCCTTCGAGAACGAGGGCGTGACAACGTACTACTGTATGCCGCACCGAGCGATGGGGATGAAAGGGGCGGTGCTGGTCGGCGACGTCGGCGACGTCGATGTCGGAGGCGCGCCCGCGAGTTCGGACCCCGGCGGCCGGTCCAGCGAACCGAACTACGAGGGGTGGTTCGACAACGTCGGCAACTACGAATCGACGGCGGAACGGAGAGGAGAGAGCACCGTCACCGTCTCCGTCGGCGCGCCGGGGAACGGCGGCGCGTTCGCGTTCGACCCGCCGGCGATACGGGTGAGTCCCGGAACCACAGTCGTCTGGGAGTGGACGGGGTCCGGGATGCACTCGGTGACCGCCACCGACGGATCGTTCGAGAGCGAGATGGTCGCGGAGGCGGGTCACACCTTCGAGCACACGTTCGCATCCGGCGGTATACACACGTACGCCTGCCCGCCGCACGAAGCCCTCGGCATGAAAGGTGCCGTCGTGGTGAGCGACGGCGGTGCCGCGGAGGGAACGCCCCCGTCGGACCGTCTCGGCGACTACCTGACGCTCGGGTTCGGCGCGTCGATAGTGGCCGCCGTCTTGGGGATTCCGTACGTCACCGGCAAGGAACGCAAGCGGCCGCCGTCGCCCTCGGCGTCCGGCCGATAGCCGGGGCCGTCGCCCCCTCGCCGAACATATTCGGGAAAGGAGAGAGGGAGCGTCCGACTGACCGTTTCACCGACGCCCACTCGGCGTCTGTCCTACCATGTCACGAGACGACTCCGCCTCGGGAGACGGGCCGAAACCGCCGCACGGCGGCGTGGACACGGACGAGCGTCCGTTCGTCCTCGTCTGGGAGGTGACGCAGGCGTGCGAACTCGCCTGCGACCACTGCCGCGCCGACGCGCGACCGAACCGGCATCCGGACGAACTGACCACAGAAGAGGGAAAGCGCCTCCTCGACAGGGCGCGGGCGTTCGGCGAGGGGCAACTCGTCGTCCTCTCGGGCGGCGACCCGTTGGCCCGAGACGATATCGCCGAACTCGTCGCCTACGGGAGCGACATCGGCCTGCGAGTGACGCTGACGCCGTCGGGGACGTCATCTCTCACGCGCGGACGCGTCGCGGAACTCGCAGACGCCGGACTGAAGCGGATGGCCCTGAGCATCGACGGGGCGAACCCGGCGGCGCACGACGATTTCCGCGGCGAACGGGGAAGTTTCGACGAGACGCTCGCGGCCGCCGAGTTCGCCCGAGATGCGGGGATTCCGCTACAGGTGAACACGACAGTCTGTCGCCGCACGGTAAACGAACTGCCGGGCATCCGCCACACCGTCTCGGACCTCGGAGCGGCGATGTGGTCCGTCTTCTTCCTCGTCCCCGTCGGCCGAGGGAAACGTCTCGACCCGGTGGCCCCGGACCGAGCAGACGAGGTGATGAAGTGGCTCGCGGAGGTGGGAGACGAGGAGTCGTTCGGACTCAAGACGACGGAAGCGCCCCACTACCGCCGCGTCCGCGTCCAACGGCGACGGGAGAACGGGGAGGACGTAGAGAAAACCGGTTCTCCGTCGCCCGTCTCCCGGCGGCGGGGCATCGTCGCGGGCGACGGGTTCGCGTTCGTGAGCCACACCGGCGACATCTTCCCGTCGGGCTTTCTCCCGGAGTCGGTCGGCAACGTCCGCGAGGACGACGTGGTCGAACGCTACCGGGAGTCGGAGCTGTTTCGGTCGCTCCGCGACAGGGACCGCCTCCGCGGGAAGTGCGGCGCGTGTCGGTTCAAGGCGCTCTGCGGCGGGAGTCGCTCTCGCGCCTACGCTCACACGGGCGACCCCCTCGGGAGCGACCCCCTCTGCCCGCACGTTCCGCAGGGGTACGACGGGCCGATGCCCGCGGCGGAAAGGAGGACGGAGTCGTGACCGCGAGCGTCGAATCGTCGGTCGATACCGACGAACTCGCCGAGGCGGACGACGCGGCCCCAAGAGAGCGGATGCGCCGCGAACAGACCCGTCGGGCGCTCCGGCGGTTGGAGGCGCACGGGGAGTTGACGGCAGAACAGCGACGGACGGTCGAACGGCTCTCACACCGCCTCGTCGACGCGTTACGGGACCCGACGGCGTGCGTCGTCGCGGCAGCGACGGGCGGCGACGCGGCGACCGTCCGCAACTACTTTCAGAGGGAGTGAAAAGGTTCAGCCATGCCCCGAGCCACGCTCGCCATAACGCTGCCGAAGCAGACGTGGGTGTCCGAACTCTCGACGTCGAACCCCGACGTGACGTTCGAGGTTCTGGCCGCGATGCCGTCAGAGGAGACGGGCGTCGGCCTCGTCGAACTGTCGGGGTCGAACCTCGACGCAGTCGTCGCGGAGATGAACGCCGACGACCGCGTCGTCTCGACGAACCTGCTCGAAGTGCGCGAGGACGCCGCCCTCGTCCAGTTCGAGACGACGGAACCGCTGTTGCTCTTGTCCATCCGCGAGGCGGGCGTCCCCCTCGAACTCCCCATCGCCATCCGCGACGGGGAAGCCGAACTC
This genomic interval carries:
- a CDS encoding ethanolamine ammonia-lyase subunit EutB produces the protein MNLTSTITGSTRTFDSIRELLAKANEEKTGDELAGIAADSEAERVAAKDALSRLSLEELRQSPVVPYEDDEVTRVIQDAVDEAAYEKIRDWTVSDLREFLVDERTRSDDIAEIRPGLTSEMIAAAAKVMSNMDLIQASSKMQVTARCNNTVGTEGTLSFRLQPNDPTDDVESIRHSIREGLSYGVGDAVIGINPVEDNAERTKRLLDVTKEFIETWKIPTQNCVLSHLSTQLEAVENGARADLLFQSLAGTEAGNEGFGIDVELLDEAYEFGAERCTASGPNFMYFETGQGSELSSDAHAGVDQVTLEARCYGLAKRYDPFLVNTVVGFIGPEYLYDGTQVTRAGLEDVFMGKLTGVPMGIDACYTNHIQADQNDIENVAVLLTAAGSNYFITVPMGDDTMLNYQSNSYHDASALWDIFDMRPAPEFEAWLESVGIMEDGRLTASAGDPTVFLEP
- a CDS encoding multicopper oxidase domain-containing protein; translated protein: MSSQIGAPGTGVSRREFLAATGAVGAGSLAGCVAAPTAMPSSTTNRQATTEQTLPRTSKPEVVDLDELGGEVTLRSVHARHSLHPGDTMGGPVNLPVVWAFQANDGTPSVPGPILRCTEGQTLKITLDNTESQMPHTLHFHGVRKTWENDGVPTTTGVLVEPGEKHTYTIPANVAGTHLYHCHFNTPFHMEMGMYGILRVDPEGYEEADKEYFTTVREWDTRLSRMYGGEDAAYDLTARTADAFTLNGRSAPYTLHPEEGSPIIVDPGDTVRIHWVNAGFMSHPMHIHNHRFKIVEKDGSALPEEMQLLQDVVNIAPAERYTIEFEADADPGIYLVHCHKVDHVRNGSSYPGGMLTGVVYTPAMKTDIFAQLMDYAGYRG
- a CDS encoding halocyanin domain-containing protein, whose product is MTTQPLHVDRRTFLAGTAGVLLSTGLAPGTASAQSTADPVDIAAWFEGVDNYDGVADATGHAEVTVAVGAEANGGGFGFGPAAINVDPGTTVVWEWTGEGGSHNVEASDGSFESEMAGDAGHTFEHAFENEGVTTYYCMPHRAMGMKGAVLVGDVGDVDVGGAPASSDPGGRSSEPNYEGWFDNVGNYESTAERRGESTVTVSVGAPGNGGAFAFDPPAIRVSPGTTVVWEWTGSGMHSVTATDGSFESEMVAEAGHTFEHTFASGGIHTYACPPHEALGMKGAVVVSDGGAAEGTPPSDRLGDYLTLGFGASIVAAVLGIPYVTGKERKRPPSPSASGR
- a CDS encoding TIGR04053 family radical SAM/SPASM domain-containing protein, whose amino-acid sequence is MSRDDSASGDGPKPPHGGVDTDERPFVLVWEVTQACELACDHCRADARPNRHPDELTTEEGKRLLDRARAFGEGQLVVLSGGDPLARDDIAELVAYGSDIGLRVTLTPSGTSSLTRGRVAELADAGLKRMALSIDGANPAAHDDFRGERGSFDETLAAAEFARDAGIPLQVNTTVCRRTVNELPGIRHTVSDLGAAMWSVFFLVPVGRGKRLDPVAPDRADEVMKWLAEVGDEESFGLKTTEAPHYRRVRVQRRRENGEDVEKTGSPSPVSRRRGIVAGDGFAFVSHTGDIFPSGFLPESVGNVREDDVVERYRESELFRSLRDRDRLRGKCGACRFKALCGGSRSRAYAHTGDPLGSDPLCPHVPQGYDGPMPAAERRTES
- a CDS encoding helix-turn-helix domain-containing protein, whose translation is MPRATLAITLPKQTWVSELSTSNPDVTFEVLAAMPSEETGVGLVELSGSNLDAVVAEMNADDRVVSTNLLEVREDAALVQFETTEPLLLLSIREAGVPLELPIAIRDGEAELEVTASRGRLSELGEQFEAFGIPFDLRSVKQTVEMESLLTDDQRGLLETAADAGYYDSPRRCTLTELAEKVGLAKSTTSEKLHRAEGRVIKEYLDSDQ